GCGGGGCACGAGGTCGTGCTCGTAGACAACGGCCGGGCCGCGTTGGACGCCCTTCGTGGTCGTGAATTCGATCTCGCGCTCCTCGATATTCAGATGCCCGAACTCGACGGACTGGAAGTGGTCCGGCACTTGCGTGAGCACGAACGCGAACACAAACTCCCGCGGCGCCCGGTACTCGCGCTCACGGCGTTCTCCATGAAGGGCGACCGGGAGCGGTGCCTCACGGTCGGAATGGACGGGTACCTGTCAAAGCCGATTCGCGCGGCCGAACTGTATGCCGCCCTCGATCGGTGCGCGACGTCGCGCCCCGCGGTCACAACAACAGCGCCCGCAACGGAACTGCTCGACCGACCGACCATTCTCGCGGCGTGCGCTGGCGATCAGGAGTTGCTCGACGAAATCACCCAGGTGTTCCGCGACCGCGCGCCGACTCTCCTCGGTGCGGTTCGCGACGCGGTTGAACGGGGAGACGCCGACAAGCTGACCCGTTCCGCCCATGCGTGCAAGGGTGTCACCGCAACGTTCTCTTCTATCGCCGCCGCAACCGCTCGGAAACTGGAACACCAGGGGCACGCCAAAGACCTGACCGGCGCCAGCGAACTGTGCTCCGAACTCGCGGGGCAACTCGAACAAATCGCACGCGAACTCGTCGGGTTGCGCGTCGGCACTCTGCGTTAACGAGATCCGCCCATCACCCATTCTGAGCTTGGGTCGCGCGGACCCATCGTGGGTCTACGCGACCCCGCGTTCTGGTGCCACCTGTCACCAGAACAGCGAAAATCTCGACTCTCTTTTCTCACACAAGCCAATACCACGAAATTACTTCCGCCAAGTGATTAAGAATAATTAACGAATAGGTACAGCGTTCGCTTTTCCATCTCGCATCTCAACCCGTCGCCCCGACTTCGCGGGGGCATCGCGAGGTGCGTCATGAAGAAGATCCCGATTCCGATCCTGGTTCTGGTGGTCGCAACTGGTGCCGCGGCCGCGTGGTGGTACTGGCCCCGGAGCAACGGACCCGAACAACTCCGGCTCCCCGGTACGGTCGAGATTCAAGAAGTCCGACTCGCCTCCAAAATCGGCGGTCGCGTCGCAACTGTGCAGGTCGCGGAGGGGCAGGTTCTGGAACCGGGCCAGGTGGTCGCGACGTTCGAGAAACCGGAACTGTCGGCCCGGTTAGAACAGGCTCGCGCCAAGTTAGAAATCGCCCGCGCGTCGCTCGATAAGGCCAATCGCGGATCGCGTCCCGAGGAAATCGCGGAAGCGAAAGCCGCCGCTGCTGCCGCTCGCGCCCGGCTCGCGCGAATCAAAGCTGGAACCCGTGAAGAGGAAAAGGAACGCGCTCGAACCGAAGTTGAAGCCGCGGTCGCGGACGAACGGCAGGCCGAAGAAGAATACGTCCGGCTGAAGCAACTCAGCGACTCCGGCGTCGGCGCCCGAACCGATTTCCTGGCTGCGATCACGACACGCGACCGAACCAAGGCCCACGCCGTCGCAGCTCGTGCGGCTCTCGCTCTGGCACTTGCTGGTAACCGACCGGAAGAAATCACCGAGGCCGAGGCCGAAGCTGCTCGCGCCGATGCCCGGTACGAATTGCTCCGCAAGGGCACGCGGGAAGAAGACAAGGCCGCGGCATACTCCGCGGTGACCGAAGCCGAAGCCCAACTCGCCGAAGCCGAGACGAATTTACGAGAGGCCACCGTCACCGCGCCAGAGCGGTGCGTGGTGGAGGTGCTGGCGGTCCGCCCCGGGGACGTGCTCCCGGCCGGGCAACCCATCGCCCGCGTGCTCCGGGCCGATGACCTGTGGGTGAAAGTCTTCGTCCCCTCCACCGACCTGGGCAAGCTGAAACCGAATCAGCCGGTCGAGGTGACCGTGGATTCGCACCCCGGCCAGCGCTTTCGTGGTGAAATCACCCAGATCGCGTCCACCGCAGAATTCACCCCGCGAAACGTGCAATCCGCGGACGAACGGAAGCACCAGGTCTTTGCGGCCAAGGTGCGAGTGACCGACCCGCATGGCGTGTTCAAGTCCGGGATGGCGGCTGAAGTGTTCGTCACCCCGACCGGGGGGCAATGACATGGAACCGGCGATCACGATCGAGCGCGCCTCGATTCGGTTCGGCAAATTCACCGCGGTTGACGAAGTGTCGTTCGATGTCGGGCGCGGGGAAGTGTTCGGGCTACTCGGCCCGAACGGGTCCGGGAAAACGACTCTGATCCGCGCGCTGTGCGGGCTGATCCCGTTCGCCTCCGGTCGGGCCGAGGTGCTGGGCCGGGACGTGAGCGCGGACCCCGAGGGCATCCGCCAGAACATTGGGTACATGTCACAGAAATTCTCGCTCTACGCCGACCTGACCGTTCGCGAGAACATGGACTTTTACGCCGGCATCTACGGGCTTCCGGGAACTGAAGCCCGCGCACGGCAGGCGGAGTTGGTCGAACTCACAGGGCTTCAGCCCTATTTAACGCGCCGGTCCGGGTTGCTCTCAGGGGGCTGGAAGCAGCGGCTCGCGCTGGTGTGCGCGCTGCTCCACCGCCCGCGGCTCGTGTTCCTCGACGAGCCGACCGCGGGCATCGACCCGGTCGCGCGCCGCGACTTGTGGGACTTGCTGTTCCGACTCGCGGCCGAGGGCGTCACGCTGTTCGTCACCACGCACTACATGGACGAAGCCGAGCGGTGCGGCCGGGTGGGGTACTTGTACTTAAGCAAGCTGCTCACACTGGGCACGCCGGAAGAACTCAAGCGCCTCCCGACCGTGACCCCGCCGGGCACGAAGCGCCTGGAAATCAGTGGGGGCGAAACAGCAGCAACTCTGGACCGACTGAAACGACACCCGGCGGTCCGCGAAGCCACGATCTTCGGTCAATCGGTTCACGCATTGGTCGCGGAAGGGGCTAACGCAGCCGACCTCGGACTGCGCCCCGATCAGGTGCGCGTCACCACCCCGAGCCTGGAAGACGTGTTCGTCACCCTCGCGAAAGCACAACAAGCCGCGTGACCTCTCACGTGCGGCCCAGTGGAGAATTGCCCAATGTCCCTGACGACTTCACTCCGCCGGACCGCATCGGTCGCCCGGAAGGAGTTCCTGCACATGTTCCGGGACCGCGGGACGTTGTTCTTCGCGCTCGCCATCCCGGTACTCGAACTCATCATGCTTGGGTACGCCGTTGATACCAACGTGCGACACATCCGCACCGTGATTTTCGACGCAGCTCAAACCCAGGAGAGTCGCGAGTTGCTCCGCGCGTTCGAGAACTCAGACGACTTCGATGTGGTGGAAATGGTGTACCGCGATGACGATCTGACCCAGCGAATTGTGGCCGGGAAAGCCCACGTCGCGGTGAAGATCCCGGAGAACTACTCGCGCCAGTTACAGGCCGGGCAAACGGCCCAGCTACTCGTTCTCGTAGACGGGTCCGAGTCGAGTGTCGCTTCGACCGCTCTGAACGTGAGCAACGCGATCGCGCTCCAGGAGTCACTGAAGCTCGCACTGAGCAACCGCGTACTGCCGGTCGAGAGCCGCCCGCGGATCTTGTTCAACCCGGACACACGCTCGGCCAACTTCTTCATCCCCGGGTTGATGGTCTTTCTGTGCCAGATGATGGCCTCGATGCTGACGGCCAACGCGATCGTGCGCGAAAAGGAACTCGGCACACTGGAACAACTCTTCATGACCCCGGTTCGCCCGGGTGAGTTAATGGTCGGGAAACTGGTGCCGTATCTGGTACTGTCCTTCGTGCAGTTCCTCACCGTCGCCAGCTTGATGCGTGCGGTGTTCCAGGTGCCGATCGCCGGGAGTTTCCCGTTACTCCTGGCGATCAACCTGCCGTTCGTGGTCGCGGCTCTGGGGATCGGGTTACTCATCTCGGCGAAGTCGAACACGCGCGAGGAAGCCGGGCAGAAGGTGATGGGGAGCGTGCTTCCCTGCGTGTTCCTCTCCGGGTACATCTTCCCGATCGAATCGATGCCGGCGCTGCTCCGGCCGATCTCTCACGTGATCCCGACGACGTGGATGATCGACGCGGCCCGCGGGGTGATCCTCCGCGGTGCGGGGTGGGCGGAATTGTGGCAGAACGCCGCGATCCTCAGTGCGATGGCGTTCGTGGTTATTACGCTCGCGGCCGTGCAATTCAAAAAGCGCGTGTCGTGAAGCACTCTGACGAATTGAACGCCACAACAAAACAAGCCCCACTCGCAAAAACGAGTGGGGCTTGTGATTTTGACGCGCCGGCTCGGTCTACTACCTGACCTGGTTCGCGGAAGGCTCACGGCACTGCCGCCCGGAACCGGCCGGTGCCCGGCACGGAACCACGACTAGCGGGGTTGTTCCAGACCGTGCCGGGCACCGGCCGGTTCCGGGCGAAAGCGGTGCTGGAACAGCCTTCCCCGAGGCGAGTGCAACGGTATGCGCTCGGCTGACGCAACATCAGCCTGCTGTAAAACAGCGAGCTAAACCAACTCGGCTCGTCGGGTGCATTGTACTCTCTTATGGCACGGGCACCTACTCACTTCTTCGCCGGACCGAGGTACTCCAGCGTCAAGTGAGTCACGGCGCGGTTGCCTTTGTCGAAGGTCACGTTCGCCGAGAGGCGCGTCGATCCTGCCGGCAGGTTGGCTTCCATCGAAATCGAATCCGTACCCTTCGCTTGGACGTCAAAGAGTTCCCCAGAGGTGCTCATGGTCCCGCGTTCCAGTTTACCGGGAGCATGGAACGTCACCTTGTACCGCCCGGCCCGGGCGATCTCGACTTCCCAGTGGCCCTCACTATCCGCGTTCCATCCGGCCTTTGGCCCGCGCCAGTCCTGGCGGCTCAAGCAAACGGGGTTCTCCTTTTCCGAACCGACCACGATGCGCGGAGGCTCAAAACCCTTCTTCGTCACGTCCGTGAACCACGCCTCATATTCACGCTTGAGCTGCGCGACTTCCTCCGGCTTGTCGGCCGCGAGGTCTTTCTCCTCGAACGGGTCGGCCGCAATGTCGAAGAGTTCGTATTTCGGTGCCCACTTCGCGTTCGGAGCCACGCCCGCGGACTGCACGAGCTTGTACTTCGGCCCGCGTGCCGCGAACGCGCGGTACTTCTCCGGTTCGTCGCCGCGGTGCCACTGGACGAACAGCGTGCGACCCGGCCAGTTTCCCGGTGTGTTGGCGAGTTGCCGCGCGAAACTCCGTCCGTCAAACGCAGCACCCGAGTTCGTGCCACACAGTTCCAGTAGCGTCGGCGTGATGTCGATGTGTGCGAGCGGCGTATCGATCGCCTGCCCGCCTCTCACTTTCGCCGGGTAGCGGACGTAGCACGGCACGCGAATACCGCCCTCATACACGGTGCCCTTGCGGTTCCGCAGCCCGGCGTTCCAGCGCACGCCGCCGGGACCGTTGTCCGTCAGGAAGACGACGATTGTGTTGTCCTTGAGCTTCTTGTCCTCCAGTGCTCGCATGAGTGCGGCAAAGTTGGTGTCGATGTTCTCAATCATGCCGTAAGCCTTCGCGATCTCGTCGGTGTTCAGCTTTGGTACGGTCCACGGCTGACCGGTCTTCGGGAAATTCTTCTCGGTGAGGTCGAGCTTCGCGTACTTCGCGGCGAATGCGTCCGGCACCTGATACGGAGCGTGCGGTGCGTTAAACGCCACGAACGCGAAAAACGACTTGTCGCTCTCGGTCGTAATAAACTTCACCGCGGCGCTGGTGAACACGTCGGTGCAGTAGCCTTTTGTTTTCACTGCCGCGCCGTTCTGCTTCAGCACCGGATCGAAGTACGCGGTCTTCGGGTCCGCGTCCGGCGGGTCGCTCGGCTGCGCGAGCCCGCCGCCCGCGCTCCACAGCGTTTGCTGGAACCCGCGGTCTTCCGGGCGCAGCGGGTAGTTGTCACCGAGGTGCCATTTTCCGAACAGCCCCGTGCGGTAGCCGGTTGCGGCAAGATGTTGCGGAAGTGTCTTCACATCGGGCCGCATCAGCGAGCGCCCGAGGTACGTATCCACCACACCAGTACGGTAGTTGTAAAGCCCGGTCAGGAGGCTCGCCCGCGTGGGCGAACACACCGGCGACACGTAGAAGTTTTTGAGCCACACCGATTCCTTCGCGAACGTGTCCAGGTTCGGCGTTTTCAGGATCGGGTTACCGTGCGCGCCGAGGTCGCCGAACCCCTGGTCGTCGGTGATGACGACGAGAACGTTCGGTGGGGTATCGGCCGCGAGCAGGGAGACAGGAAGTGCCAGAATGAGAGCGGAGAGGAGCCAGCGCATGAGTTGTGTTCCCCGTTTAGCGATGGCCC
This region of Gemmata massiliana genomic DNA includes:
- a CDS encoding ABC transporter ATP-binding protein: MEPAITIERASIRFGKFTAVDEVSFDVGRGEVFGLLGPNGSGKTTLIRALCGLIPFASGRAEVLGRDVSADPEGIRQNIGYMSQKFSLYADLTVRENMDFYAGIYGLPGTEARARQAELVELTGLQPYLTRRSGLLSGGWKQRLALVCALLHRPRLVFLDEPTAGIDPVARRDLWDLLFRLAAEGVTLFVTTHYMDEAERCGRVGYLYLSKLLTLGTPEELKRLPTVTPPGTKRLEISGGETAATLDRLKRHPAVREATIFGQSVHALVAEGANAADLGLRPDQVRVTTPSLEDVFVTLAKAQQAA
- a CDS encoding arylsulfatase, encoding MRWLLSALILALPVSLLAADTPPNVLVVITDDQGFGDLGAHGNPILKTPNLDTFAKESVWLKNFYVSPVCSPTRASLLTGLYNYRTGVVDTYLGRSLMRPDVKTLPQHLAATGYRTGLFGKWHLGDNYPLRPEDRGFQQTLWSAGGGLAQPSDPPDADPKTAYFDPVLKQNGAAVKTKGYCTDVFTSAAVKFITTESDKSFFAFVAFNAPHAPYQVPDAFAAKYAKLDLTEKNFPKTGQPWTVPKLNTDEIAKAYGMIENIDTNFAALMRALEDKKLKDNTIVVFLTDNGPGGVRWNAGLRNRKGTVYEGGIRVPCYVRYPAKVRGGQAIDTPLAHIDITPTLLELCGTNSGAAFDGRSFARQLANTPGNWPGRTLFVQWHRGDEPEKYRAFAARGPKYKLVQSAGVAPNAKWAPKYELFDIAADPFEEKDLAADKPEEVAQLKREYEAWFTDVTKKGFEPPRIVVGSEKENPVCLSRQDWRGPKAGWNADSEGHWEVEIARAGRYKVTFHAPGKLERGTMSTSGELFDVQAKGTDSISMEANLPAGSTRLSANVTFDKGNRAVTHLTLEYLGPAKK
- a CDS encoding ABC transporter permease, encoding MSLTTSLRRTASVARKEFLHMFRDRGTLFFALAIPVLELIMLGYAVDTNVRHIRTVIFDAAQTQESRELLRAFENSDDFDVVEMVYRDDDLTQRIVAGKAHVAVKIPENYSRQLQAGQTAQLLVLVDGSESSVASTALNVSNAIALQESLKLALSNRVLPVESRPRILFNPDTRSANFFIPGLMVFLCQMMASMLTANAIVREKELGTLEQLFMTPVRPGELMVGKLVPYLVLSFVQFLTVASLMRAVFQVPIAGSFPLLLAINLPFVVAALGIGLLISAKSNTREEAGQKVMGSVLPCVFLSGYIFPIESMPALLRPISHVIPTTWMIDAARGVILRGAGWAELWQNAAILSAMAFVVITLAAVQFKKRVS
- a CDS encoding HlyD family secretion protein encodes the protein MKKIPIPILVLVVATGAAAAWWYWPRSNGPEQLRLPGTVEIQEVRLASKIGGRVATVQVAEGQVLEPGQVVATFEKPELSARLEQARAKLEIARASLDKANRGSRPEEIAEAKAAAAAARARLARIKAGTREEEKERARTEVEAAVADERQAEEEYVRLKQLSDSGVGARTDFLAAITTRDRTKAHAVAARAALALALAGNRPEEITEAEAEAARADARYELLRKGTREEDKAAAYSAVTEAEAQLAEAETNLREATVTAPERCVVEVLAVRPGDVLPAGQPIARVLRADDLWVKVFVPSTDLGKLKPNQPVEVTVDSHPGQRFRGEITQIASTAEFTPRNVQSADERKHQVFAAKVRVTDPHGVFKSGMAAEVFVTPTGGQ